In Arvicola amphibius chromosome 13, mArvAmp1.2, whole genome shotgun sequence, a genomic segment contains:
- the Dhrs4 gene encoding dehydrogenase/reductase SDR family member 4 — MQKAGLLLGGWTRAWKSVRMASSGVTRRNPLANKVALVTASTDGIGLAIARRLAEDGAHVVISSRKQENVDRAVATLQGEGLSVSGIVCHVGKPEDREKLVTTAVKLHQGIDILVSNAAVNPFFGNLMDTTEEVWDKVLSINVTATAMLIKAVVPEMEKRGGGSVVIVGSVAAFTRFPALGPYNVSKTALLGLTKNFAAELASKNIRVNCLAPGLIKTHFSSVLWKDGSREDIIKEYLQIRRLGKPEDCAGIVSFLCSEDASYINGETVVVGGGTPSRL; from the exons ATGCAGAAAGCGGGACTGCTGCTAGGTGGCTGGACTCGAGCGTGGAAGTCGGTGAGGATGGCCAGCTCCGGGGTGACTCGCCGAAACCCGCTCGCGAATAAGGTGGCCCTGGTCACTGCCTCCACCGACGG GATTGGCCTCGCCATCGCCCGCCGTCTGGCTGAAGATGGGGCCCATGTAGTCATCAGCAGCCGCAAACAGGAGAATGTGGACCGTGCAGTGGCAACACTACAAGGAGAGGGGCTGAGTGTTTCTGGCATCGTATGCCATGTGGGGAAGCCAGAGGATCGAGAAAAGCTGGTAACCACG GCTGTGAAGCTTCATCAAGGCATTGATATCCTGGTCTCAAATGCTGCTGTCAATCCTTTCTTTGGAAACCTAATGGACACCACAGAGGAGGTGTGGGACAAG GTTCTGAGCATTAATGTGACAGCGACAGCCATGTTGATAAAAGCGGTGGTGCCGGAGATGGAGAAACGAGG agGCGGCTCGGTGGTGATTGTGGGGTCCGTAGCAGCCTTCACTCGATTCCCT GCTCTAGGCCCTTACAATGTCAGTAAAACAGCTTTGCTGGGTCTTACTAAGAACTTCGCTGCGGAGCTGGCCTCAAAGAACATCAGAGTGAACTGTTTGGCACCCGGACTCATTAAGACTCATTTCAGCAGTGTG TTATGGAAGGACGGATCAAGAGAGGACATCATAAAAGAATACTTGCAAATTAGAAG GCTAGGCAAACCAGAGGACTGTGCTGGCATAGTTTCTTTCTTGTGCTCTGAAGATGCCAGTTACATCAATGGCGAGACAGTAGTGGTTGGAGGAGGAACCCCTTCTCGCCTCTGA